GCAAATTTTACAATCGAACAATTCGTGTCCGATGCAAAAGAAGTAATTCAACATGTACTTAAAAAGTTCAATAAACAGAAACTATTTCTCGCTGGTCATTCTTGGGGAAGCATTATTGGGCTTAACATAGCACATCAATATCCACAGTATATCGAGGCTTACATCGGTATTGGTCAGATTGTACATATGAAACAAAACGAAGAATTGCTATATCAGCATTTAATTCGTTCTGCCAAAAAACATGATCATAAAAAAGCATTAGCGTCTCTTTTAAAATTAGGAAAACCACCATTTTTAGATACGAGACGCCTTATTATTCAAAGAAAATGGCTTGGTACATTCGGAGGAGCAATCCAAAACGGATCTTCCTTTTCTTTCATACGAAAAGGTTTCTTTTCTCCTGAATATACGCTATTAGATTGGTTCAAGTTTCTCGCAGGCAATTTAAAATCCGGCATTTTATGGGAAGAAATGCTAACAATCGATTTCTTTTCTTCTATTTCAAGTTTATCTATTCCGATTTATTTTTGTTCTGGTCGCTATGATTATCAAACTCCTTACGCACTCGTTCAGGAGTATTGTGATGTGATAGAAGCGCCCATAAAAAAGATGATTTGGTTCCCAAATTCAGCACATTCTCCCGATTTAGAAGAACCAGAATTATTCGCTCAGTCTTTACAATCCATTAAACAAGAGCTAGCTTTTCAGCATTAGTAATAAAAGGCTCTTTTACATTTCATAGAAAACAATTTATAATAATATGTCGCAACTATGTATAAATATAGCAAGGTGCTTCATATTTACTTGCCTTAACACAATAAAATTTT
This Bacillus paramycoides DNA region includes the following protein-coding sequences:
- a CDS encoding alpha/beta hydrolase, with amino-acid sequence MLFRSYTPQFYNENKQIIPNSIATMESVMIHNRKQTLLMRGQNVEQPILLCCHGGPGMAQIGFIRHFQKELEKHFIVINWDQRGAGKSFSMKDFGANFTIEQFVSDAKEVIQHVLKKFNKQKLFLAGHSWGSIIGLNIAHQYPQYIEAYIGIGQIVHMKQNEELLYQHLIRSAKKHDHKKALASLLKLGKPPFLDTRRLIIQRKWLGTFGGAIQNGSSFSFIRKGFFSPEYTLLDWFKFLAGNLKSGILWEEMLTIDFFSSISSLSIPIYFCSGRYDYQTPYALVQEYCDVIEAPIKKMIWFPNSAHSPDLEEPELFAQSLQSIKQELAFQH